From one Alicyclobacillus acidocaldarius subsp. acidocaldarius Tc-4-1 genomic stretch:
- a CDS encoding ParB N-terminal domain-containing protein, translated as MSEMSIHRLKPHPKNAEYYADLTGEKYEELRRSIEAHGIRDPLKVLPDGTIIAGHQRWRVAKELGLERVPVVIYDISEQEAEYLLIADNEERRGEDRDPMRKARRAKFLAEYWKIRRGGERKNVSDSEGANRQNGGLKTIKDVAEAIGEPQRSTERLLKLNDLIPELQYLVSSGKLGTTAAEQLAYLSPEIQRSLYKALGDEIASRTVAETKELRKRLEEAEQRDRETARLQQELATLRERGRDEDLARIAELESEIRRLQNRPAERVEVVPDAVLREIEDWKRRAVEIDRERQALEEKYESLKVVLQQHQERIERLKAENTRLKEGAELAQPRVASTAKTVDPEWQRIEREKESFHELMQAYRTLHKIVSAAADFIFVSDEEAEAFIQKLMCEYPQKAETWQSEALVLRQAAMAMERLANSLELQYTKLRLVKS; from the coding sequence ATGAGCGAGATGAGCATCCACCGTCTGAAGCCCCACCCGAAGAATGCGGAGTACTACGCGGACCTGACGGGTGAGAAGTACGAAGAGCTGAGGCGTAGCATTGAGGCCCACGGGATCCGGGATCCGCTGAAGGTGTTGCCGGATGGGACGATTATCGCGGGTCACCAGCGCTGGCGCGTTGCGAAAGAGCTTGGGTTGGAGCGCGTGCCTGTTGTGATTTACGACATTTCGGAGCAAGAGGCGGAGTACTTGTTGATTGCTGATAACGAGGAGCGACGCGGAGAAGACCGCGATCCAATGCGAAAGGCCAGAAGGGCGAAGTTTTTGGCGGAGTATTGGAAGATCAGGCGGGGAGGAGAGAGAAAGAACGTTTCGGATTCCGAAGGAGCAAACCGCCAAAATGGCGGTTTGAAAACGATCAAGGATGTTGCCGAAGCGATTGGCGAGCCTCAACGTTCGACAGAACGGTTACTCAAGTTGAACGACCTCATCCCAGAGCTACAGTATCTCGTCTCTTCCGGCAAACTCGGCACCACCGCCGCTGAGCAATTGGCTTATTTGAGTCCCGAAATTCAGCGCAGCCTCTACAAGGCCTTGGGTGACGAAATTGCCTCGCGCACCGTGGCGGAGACGAAGGAACTGCGTAAGCGACTCGAAGAGGCCGAACAACGGGATCGCGAGACGGCCAGGTTGCAGCAGGAATTGGCGACGCTGCGCGAACGCGGACGCGATGAGGATCTGGCGCGCATTGCGGAGTTGGAATCAGAGATCCGGCGATTGCAGAACCGGCCCGCCGAGCGTGTCGAGGTGGTGCCCGATGCGGTGCTACGCGAAATCGAGGACTGGAAACGCCGAGCGGTCGAAATCGACCGGGAGCGGCAGGCGCTTGAGGAAAAATACGAATCGCTGAAGGTGGTCTTGCAACAACACCAGGAGCGCATCGAACGACTCAAAGCGGAGAACACAAGGCTCAAGGAAGGTGCCGAACTCGCACAGCCCCGGGTGGCTTCGACGGCGAAGACCGTGGATCCTGAGTGGCAGCGCATCGAGCGCGAGAAAGAATCGTTCCACGAACTCATGCAGGCATATCGAACGCTGCACAAGATCGTCAGTGCGGCAGCGGATTTCATCTTTGTTTCAGACGAGGAGGCCGAAGCGTTTATCCAGAAGTTGATGTGCGAGTATCCGCAAAAGGCGGAGACCTGGCAGTCTGAGGCCCTGGTTCTCCGGCAAGCGGCGATGGCGATGGAGCGTTTGGCAAACAGCTTAGAGCTTCAGTATACGAAGTTAAGGCTTGTCAAATCGTAA